The following is a genomic window from uncultured Draconibacterium sp..
CAGATCCGAAAGGCGAGTTTCTTTCCGCTTTGTACGCCACCCCGGTGTTTGAGCTTTACGGAAAAAAGGGAATTGAACAAACGGAAATGCCGGAAGTTAATCAGCCTATTCAAAACATAGTCGCTTATCATATTCGGACAGGAGAACATGATGTAACTGAGTTCGACTGGGAGCAGTACATAAAATGGGCTACAAAATTTGTTAAATAGATTAGTAAGCAAATCGAAACCGGATTGATTCTGTCCTCCCGAATTTGATGACAATCAGAACACTAAAGAATAAAAAAAGGGCTGCATCAATTTGATACAGCCCTTTTTTTATATTCGATTTATTGGATTACATATCCACATCAACTTTTGCAATTTCACCAGTACGATATTCGCCGGCAACCAGTTTTTTACGGGTTTCTTTAAAAGCTTGTAATGTAATTTCAACATCTTCTAAAGTATGCATTGCTGTTGGTATTAAACGTAGCAGAATCTCGCCTTTAGGAATCACAGGGTAAACTACCATTGAGCAGAAAATTCCGTAATTCTCCCGAAGGTCGTAAATCATTTGAGTTGCTTCTTCCTCTCCACCTTTCATATAAACCGGAGTAACCTGTGTATTGGTTTTTCCAAGATCAAAACCGGCTTCTTTCAATCCGCCTTGCAGCGCGTTAACGACTGTCCAAAGTTGTTCACGCAATTCAGGCATAGTACGTATCATATCTAAACGTTTCAATGCTCCAATTGTCATTGGCATTGGCAACGATTTCGCAAAAGTTTGCGAACGCATATTGTAACGCAAAATGTAGCAGATATCAGTTTCGCAGGCAACAAATCCACCAATTCCGGCCATTGCTTTTGCAAATGTTCCGAAATAAATATCAATTCCATCCTGAACGCCAAAATGCTCACCCGAACCGGCACCTGTTGGTCCCATTGTTCCAAAACCGTGTGCATCGTCAACAAACAAACGGAAATCGAATTCTTTTTTCAGAGCAACAATCTCATCAAGTTTTCCAACCTGACCGGTCATACCGAAAACACCTTCAGTAATTAATAAAATACCACCACCTGTTTCTGCAGCGCGTTTTGTTGCAAAACCTAACATTTTGCGGCATTTCTCCATATCGTTGTGTTGGTACACAAAACTTTTTCCACCTTTTGCTTTATGAAGGAAAACTCCGTCCATAATACATGCGTGCGATTCCGAATCGTAAACAATAACATCGTTGCGGCTGGCAAGCACATCAATTGCTGAAACCATTCCCTGGTAACCGTAGTTTAATAAAAATGCATCGGGTTTGCTCACAAAAGCGGCTAACTCGCGCTCCAGTTGTTCGTGTTTAACTGTTTGTCCCGACATCATTCTGGCTCCCATTGGGTAAGCCATACCATACTGTGCTGCGGCTTCAGCATCAGCTTTTCTAACCTCCGGGTGGTTGGCCAATCCCAGGTAGTTATTCAAACTCCATGTCAATACTTCTTTACCACGGAAATTCATTCTGGCTGCAATTTCACCTTCCAGTTTTGGAAACGCAAAATACCCGTGAATTTGGTCCATCCACTTGCCAATATCACCTTTATTATTTCTGAATTTATCAAATATATCCACGATGATCTGTTTTTAAGTTTAAATTATAAGGATGCAAATGTAATCTTTTTTAAAATCTCAGCAAATGTGTTAAATAATACTAACACATCAACTTATCGTTGCAAATTAGCCCTATTTTCACACACCGTAATTCGAGGCATTATGGCTATGCATTTGTTAATGAGTGAAATAACATATTTGGTAAAAGCTGTAAATTCCTTAAAATTTGAGGGTTAATTCGTTTCAATTAATTAAAAAAAGTATATTTTTGCGCCATGTTTATGAAAATGAGATTTTTGGGGATCGGACTACTAGTAATTTTATTGATCACAGCTTCGTGCGGAGACTACAACAAAATTGTAAAAAGTACCGATTACGAGTTTAAATACAAAAAAGCTGTAGAGTATTACGAAGACGGCGAATATGTACGTTCAGCAACACTTTTCAGAGAATTGGTGAACATTTATCGCGGAACCTCACGAGCTGACAAAATTTATTATTACTATGCAAAAAGTATGATCGGTCAGAAAGACTATTTGATGGCGGGGCATTATTTTAAGTCATTGGTGAAAGAGTTTCCAACAAGCGAATATGTTGAGGAGGCACAATTTATGATTGGCTACTGCTCTTATTTATTGTCGCCAAAGCCAAGGCTCGATCAGCAGGTAACTCAACAGGCTATTGATGCACTACAATTATACATTAACTTGTATCCGTATAGCGATCGCGTTGACGAAGCTAACCGCTTAATTGACGAATTGAAAGATAAATTGGTATATAAATCGTATTTAAGTGCTAAATTGTACTACGATTTTGAACAATACAAAGCAGCGGTAATTGCATTAGGTAATTGTCTTGATAAATATCCTGAAAGTAAATATCGCGAGGAATTGAAATTTATGTTGTTAAAATCGAAGTATTTGCTGGCTGAAAAAAGTGTCGTTGAAAAACAAAAGGAACGATATACAAATGCGCTCGACGAATATTTTTCATTTATCGATGAATATCCCGAGAGTGAACACAAAAAAGAGGTAGATAAATTTTACGAAAAAGCCTCTGAGATATTGAATTATAAAGAAGAAAATGATTTAAACATTAATTAGAATATGGATTACAAGAAAACAAAAGCAGCTCCGTCAACTATTTCACGCGATCTTGAAGTTTTGACTTTGGAAACCGGAAATATTTACGAAACCGTAATGATTCTTGCTAAAAGAGCAAATCAGATTTCGTCGGAATTAAAAGAAGAGCTTAACCAGAAATTACAGGAATTTGCTTCGTATACCGACAATTTGGAGGAAATCTTTGAAAACAGGGAACAAATTGAGATTTCTAAATTTTACGAGCGTTTGCCAAAGCCAACTCTTATTGCGTTTGAAGAATTAAAAGAAGGTGAAATTTATCACCGTAACCCAACGCGCGAGAACAAAAAACGTATCTAATTTTTTGGTGCCCTAATATGAGGCTCAAAGGAAAAAATATTATACTAGGAATAACAGGAAGTATTGCAGCTTATAAGGCAGCAATGCTTCTTCGGCTTTTTATAAAGGAGGGTGCCGAAGTGCAAGTGGTAATAACACCTGCCGGAAAAGAATTTATTACACCCGTTACTTTATCAGCATTGTCGGATAAACCTGTTATTAGCGAGTTTTTTGGAGCAAACGATGGTACGTGGAATAGCCATGTTGACCTTGGATTGTGGGCCGATGTAATGGTTATTGCGCCAGCAACCGCATCAACCATGGGAAAAATGGCCAACGGTATTGCCGATAATATGTTGATAACAACATATCTGTCGGCTAAATGTCCGGTAATGGTGGCACCTGCCATGGATCTCGATATGTTTGCACATCCTTCAACACAACGAAATATTTCTATTCTGAGAGAGTACGGAAATATTATTGTTGAACCCGGCGAAGGAGAATTAGCCAGCGGTTTAACTGGCAAAGGAAGGATGGAAGAACCTGAAAAAATTCTCGAAGCAGTTATTCAACAGTTCGGAGTAAAAAAAAAACTTCTGAATAAATCTTTCCTGGTAACTGCTGGTCCTACTTTCGAAAAAATTGATCCTGTTCGTTTTATTGGTAACTATTCTTCAGGAAAAATGGGGTATGCCATTGCCGAAGAACTGGCCGAACAAGGTGCTGAAGTAACTTTAGTATCGGGTCCTGTTTCAGTTACTACTCAGAAAACTGGTGTAACCGTGGTTCATGTTGAATCGGCAGAAGAGATGTATAATGCATCGGTTGAGTATTTTAGAACTGTAGATGGCGCAATAATGTGCGCAGCAGTTGCCGATTTTACTCCAGCAAAAAAGCAGGAGGAAAAAACAAAACGCGGAAAAGAAAACTGGCATATCGAGCTGCAACCAACAAAAGATATTGCTGCCGAATTAGGTAAATTGAAGACCAACAAGCAGCTTTTGGTAGGTTTTGCTCTGGAAACCAACAACGAACGGGCAAATGCGGAAGGTAAGCTTCTGAAAAAAAATCTTGATTTTATTGTGCTGAATTCGTTGAAGGACAAGGGAGCCGGATTTGGTGTTGATACCAATAAAATAACGATCATCGAAAAGGGCAATAAACAAACCGATTTTGAGTTAAAAGATAAAGCTGAGGTAGCAAAAGATATCGTAGCAAAAATTATAGAATTGAATAATTAGCATATGATAAAGCAAATCGTAATAGCGCTTTTCTTTCTGTTTATTTTCATCGGAGAAGGTGTAGCCCAGGAACTTCGTTGTAACGTAACCGTTTCGGCACGAGGAATTCAGGGGGCAAACCAAAACCTGTTTCGCACCATGCAGTCGGATCTGTATGATTTTATGAATAACCGAAAATGGACCGATAATGTGTACAGTTACGATGAAAAAATCAGATGCAATATTTTAATCCGCCTTGATGAGCAAATTTCTGCCGACGAGTTTAAAGGATCAATCAATGTGCAGTTAACGCGTCCGATATTTAATTCAAGTTACACCTCAACCGTTCTTAATATTAAAGACAATGATTTTCATTGTAAGTATGTCGAGTTTCAGCCGCTGGAGTTTAACGAAACGTCGAACCGAGATAACCTGACGAACATTATGGCATTTTATGCCTACGTTATTCTGGGTTTTGATTACGATACTTTTTCAGAAGAAGGAGGAACAGAATATTTTCAGAAAGCTCAGTCCATCGTAAATAATTCGCAGAATGCACGCGAACGCGGGTGGAAAGCTTTTGAGAGTGAAAGAAATCGCTACTGGTTGATTGAGAATATATTAAACAAATCCTACTCATCGTTTCGCACATGCATGTACAAT
Proteins encoded in this region:
- a CDS encoding aminotransferase class I/II-fold pyridoxal phosphate-dependent enzyme, whose product is MDIFDKFRNNKGDIGKWMDQIHGYFAFPKLEGEIAARMNFRGKEVLTWSLNNYLGLANHPEVRKADAEAAAQYGMAYPMGARMMSGQTVKHEQLERELAAFVSKPDAFLLNYGYQGMVSAIDVLASRNDVIVYDSESHACIMDGVFLHKAKGGKSFVYQHNDMEKCRKMLGFATKRAAETGGGILLITEGVFGMTGQVGKLDEIVALKKEFDFRLFVDDAHGFGTMGPTGAGSGEHFGVQDGIDIYFGTFAKAMAGIGGFVACETDICYILRYNMRSQTFAKSLPMPMTIGALKRLDMIRTMPELREQLWTVVNALQGGLKEAGFDLGKTNTQVTPVYMKGGEEEATQMIYDLRENYGIFCSMVVYPVIPKGEILLRLIPTAMHTLEDVEITLQAFKETRKKLVAGEYRTGEIAKVDVDM
- the bamD gene encoding outer membrane protein assembly factor BamD, with product MRFLGIGLLVILLITASCGDYNKIVKSTDYEFKYKKAVEYYEDGEYVRSATLFRELVNIYRGTSRADKIYYYYAKSMIGQKDYLMAGHYFKSLVKEFPTSEYVEEAQFMIGYCSYLLSPKPRLDQQVTQQAIDALQLYINLYPYSDRVDEANRLIDELKDKLVYKSYLSAKLYYDFEQYKAAVIALGNCLDKYPESKYREELKFMLLKSKYLLAEKSVVEKQKERYTNALDEYFSFIDEYPESEHKKEVDKFYEKASEILNYKEENDLNIN
- a CDS encoding DNA-directed RNA polymerase subunit omega, with protein sequence MDYKKTKAAPSTISRDLEVLTLETGNIYETVMILAKRANQISSELKEELNQKLQEFASYTDNLEEIFENREQIEISKFYERLPKPTLIAFEELKEGEIYHRNPTRENKKRI
- the coaBC gene encoding bifunctional phosphopantothenoylcysteine decarboxylase/phosphopantothenate--cysteine ligase CoaBC, producing the protein MRLKGKNIILGITGSIAAYKAAMLLRLFIKEGAEVQVVITPAGKEFITPVTLSALSDKPVISEFFGANDGTWNSHVDLGLWADVMVIAPATASTMGKMANGIADNMLITTYLSAKCPVMVAPAMDLDMFAHPSTQRNISILREYGNIIVEPGEGELASGLTGKGRMEEPEKILEAVIQQFGVKKKLLNKSFLVTAGPTFEKIDPVRFIGNYSSGKMGYAIAEELAEQGAEVTLVSGPVSVTTQKTGVTVVHVESAEEMYNASVEYFRTVDGAIMCAAVADFTPAKKQEEKTKRGKENWHIELQPTKDIAAELGKLKTNKQLLVGFALETNNERANAEGKLLKKNLDFIVLNSLKDKGAGFGVDTNKITIIEKGNKQTDFELKDKAEVAKDIVAKIIELNN
- a CDS encoding DUF4835 family protein; amino-acid sequence: MIKQIVIALFFLFIFIGEGVAQELRCNVTVSARGIQGANQNLFRTMQSDLYDFMNNRKWTDNVYSYDEKIRCNILIRLDEQISADEFKGSINVQLTRPIFNSSYTSTVLNIKDNDFHCKYVEFQPLEFNETSNRDNLTNIMAFYAYVILGFDYDTFSEEGGTEYFQKAQSIVNNSQNARERGWKAFESERNRYWLIENILNKSYSSFRTCMYNYHRNGLDLMADKVEEGRANIADALRDIQKVFRRRPSTYILQMFFDAKADELVNIFSKSFPDERNRVMTILTEVDPSNGRKYEKIAENEGF